A stretch of Fundicoccus culcitae DNA encodes these proteins:
- the pfkA gene encoding 6-phosphofructokinase → MKRIAVLTSGGDAPGMNAAIRGVVDQAAHHGIEVFGVFYGYKGLVEGDFRKLTIEDCQDKIRRGGTFLYSARYPEFKEEAYQLKAVEQMKSNEIDALIVIGGDGTFNGALQLQKVGFPIIGIPGTIDNDIPGTEYTIGFDTATNVALEEIDRISDTAASHNRTFVVEVMGRHAGDIATWAGVASGADSIIIPEADFDMEDVVRRVNNGRKSGKDHSIIVLAEGVMGVNEFVRNFKLVDPEHSIRGVTLAHIQRGGSPTARDRVFATLMGAKAVDALLNGQNGIYMGIRGEQLATFDIAETLQEKSHIVRHDLYQLNLDLTDK, encoded by the coding sequence ATGAAGCGTATCGCAGTTTTAACCAGTGGTGGAGATGCACCAGGTATGAATGCAGCTATACGTGGAGTAGTAGACCAAGCCGCACACCATGGGATTGAAGTGTTTGGAGTTTTTTATGGTTATAAAGGTTTGGTTGAAGGAGACTTCCGTAAACTAACAATAGAAGATTGCCAAGACAAAATTCGTCGGGGTGGTACTTTCTTATACTCTGCAAGATATCCTGAATTTAAAGAGGAAGCCTACCAATTAAAAGCGGTAGAACAAATGAAAAGTAATGAAATCGATGCATTAATCGTGATTGGTGGAGATGGAACGTTTAATGGAGCATTGCAACTTCAGAAAGTAGGATTCCCTATTATTGGTATTCCAGGGACGATTGATAATGATATTCCTGGTACTGAATATACAATTGGCTTTGATACGGCTACAAATGTAGCGCTAGAAGAAATTGATCGAATTTCTGATACAGCCGCTTCGCATAATCGGACGTTTGTTGTTGAGGTTATGGGTCGACATGCGGGCGATATCGCTACGTGGGCTGGAGTTGCCTCTGGAGCGGATTCAATAATTATTCCTGAAGCTGATTTTGATATGGAAGATGTTGTTAGACGTGTGAATAATGGACGTAAAAGTGGTAAAGATCATTCGATTATTGTATTAGCTGAAGGTGTTATGGGTGTGAATGAATTTGTTCGCAACTTTAAACTTGTGGATCCTGAACACAGTATTCGTGGTGTAACGTTAGCACATATTCAACGTGGCGGTAGTCCAACAGCACGTGACCGTGTTTTTGCTACCTTAATGGGTGCTAAGGCTGTTGATGCTTTGTTAAACGGTCAAAATGGTATTTATATGGGTATCCGTGGCGAACAATTAGCCACCTTTGATATTGCTGAAACTTTGCAAGAAAAGTCTCATATCGTTCGTCACGACTTATATCAATTGAATTTAGATTTAACTGATAAATAA
- a CDS encoding DNA polymerase III subunit alpha: MLLNVHTVFTLLKSSLKIEEYVHTAKDYGYSSIGIADVNVLHGVFTFYQQTIKQGLKPLIGMTLQMPGFYDSSQNYAVLLYAKSIVGYQHLIKISRLVNQTNDSQKQLWDYFEHEAEDLVLISLGKKSELEQALIHDDIALAEDVLSRWVTLVGKENIYIGVSAYPYNELEIQVVSQFADQHQIPMVIGQEVNTLHSDQAFSLKVLEAIGNNESVDRTLMNMQSGTYLYTFSDLQELYQAKGLGFCVENSQRLVDQLNVVFPKNTSYLPRFKAPEPLNADQYLRQLTFQQLEKLGLSESQEYIDRLNYELDTIKQMGFSDYFLIVWEIVGYCHENNIRIGPGRGSAAGSLVSYLLTITALDPIKYDLLFERFLNPERYNMPDIDIDIIDSKRDQVLKFLAERYGYNRVAQISTFGTFGAKSAIRDVLRVLDYDSQSLKRWSNAIPNELNINLEKAYASSSQLRELVNQNAENQQVFQLAKTIEGIPRHISTHAAAVIINDFNLDEIIPVIDRNDQLMLTQFTMYDIEEIGLLKMDFLGLRNLQVLDEILQHVKINHPDFDIEAIPLDDADTFAIFSQARTNGVFQFESNGMKNVLRQLKPDNFEDIVAVNALFRPGPMKQITHFINRKHGKERYDYIHPMLEPILAKTYGIIVYQEQVMQVCQTMAGFTLGEADILRRAMGKKQEDVMSEKRQAFIEGSLKRGVSQSVAEKTYAYIYEFASYGFNRSHAVVYSYLAYQLAYLKAHYPVEFYLAILNTGKADLNYLHEARQVTGKIHGIDINQSQVGFSMVNQQLQLGFESIKHIPRDWINAILEERNYGGPFKDFIQFLRRIPNKYLQIKYIEPLILTGAFDNLGYNRKTLKENLDSLIKNVQFSGGNISLFNELEPKIIWQEEYSFLELINIEKEWLGFSTLGHPIDNYADWFKQSDFTPIEQISLFKKRDHIKTIGLIESIRLIQTKNNEPMAFVVIGNEVQSITMVVFPNVWQKSNYLLKVNNLIQVTASVDVDKKDELVIIANQIQSMENQNEHIEKKAYQACYIRLNRMGDQTQQIEWIKRIASQNPGPCRIIVSIASDNHWELASQFKISYSFKVQEQLKQHFGYKNVVFK; this comes from the coding sequence TTGTTATTAAATGTTCATACTGTTTTTACTTTGTTGAAAAGTAGTTTAAAAATTGAAGAATATGTCCATACAGCTAAGGACTATGGTTATAGCAGTATTGGAATTGCCGATGTGAATGTTTTACATGGTGTGTTTACTTTTTACCAACAAACCATCAAACAAGGCCTTAAACCCCTTATTGGAATGACCTTGCAAATGCCAGGTTTTTACGATAGCTCACAAAACTATGCTGTTTTATTATATGCCAAGAGTATTGTTGGCTACCAGCATTTAATTAAAATTTCACGTCTAGTCAATCAAACCAATGACTCGCAAAAACAGCTATGGGATTATTTTGAACATGAAGCAGAGGATCTTGTTTTAATTTCGTTAGGGAAAAAAAGTGAGTTAGAACAAGCCTTGATTCATGATGATATAGCCTTAGCTGAAGACGTCTTAAGCCGTTGGGTGACGCTAGTTGGCAAGGAAAATATATATATAGGGGTTTCAGCCTATCCTTATAATGAGCTAGAAATACAAGTAGTATCTCAATTTGCTGACCAACATCAAATACCCATGGTGATTGGACAAGAAGTAAATACCTTGCATAGCGATCAAGCGTTTAGTTTAAAGGTTTTAGAAGCTATTGGCAATAATGAGAGTGTTGATCGAACGCTGATGAATATGCAAAGTGGGACGTATTTATATACATTTTCAGACTTACAGGAACTATACCAAGCTAAAGGGTTAGGTTTTTGCGTTGAAAATAGTCAACGCTTAGTCGACCAATTAAATGTCGTTTTTCCAAAGAATACGAGTTACTTGCCACGTTTTAAAGCGCCTGAACCATTAAATGCCGATCAATATTTGCGACAGTTAACGTTTCAGCAATTGGAAAAACTTGGTTTAAGTGAGTCACAAGAATATATCGATCGACTAAATTACGAATTAGACACAATTAAGCAAATGGGCTTTAGTGATTATTTTTTAATTGTTTGGGAAATCGTGGGCTACTGTCATGAAAATAATATCCGAATTGGACCTGGGCGAGGTTCAGCTGCTGGATCGTTAGTCAGCTATTTGTTAACCATAACGGCGCTTGATCCGATTAAATATGATTTACTTTTTGAACGTTTTTTAAATCCTGAGCGGTATAATATGCCCGATATTGATATTGATATTATTGATTCTAAACGTGATCAAGTGTTAAAATTTTTAGCTGAGCGTTATGGTTATAATCGGGTGGCTCAAATTAGTACGTTTGGGACATTTGGCGCTAAATCCGCTATTAGAGATGTATTAAGAGTTTTGGACTATGACAGTCAGAGTTTGAAACGTTGGTCAAACGCCATCCCTAATGAATTAAATATTAATCTAGAAAAAGCCTATGCTTCTTCCAGTCAATTGCGCGAACTTGTTAATCAAAATGCTGAAAATCAACAAGTCTTCCAATTAGCAAAAACGATTGAAGGGATTCCACGCCATATTTCGACACATGCGGCAGCGGTAATTATTAATGATTTTAACTTAGATGAAATTATCCCAGTGATCGATCGTAATGATCAGTTAATGTTAACCCAGTTTACCATGTACGACATTGAAGAAATTGGCTTACTTAAAATGGATTTTTTAGGTTTGCGTAATTTACAAGTATTAGATGAGATTTTACAACATGTGAAAATCAACCACCCAGACTTTGATATAGAAGCCATACCCTTGGATGATGCGGATACCTTTGCTATCTTTAGCCAAGCTAGAACCAATGGGGTTTTCCAATTTGAATCAAATGGTATGAAAAATGTTTTAAGGCAATTAAAACCGGATAATTTTGAAGATATTGTAGCGGTCAATGCCTTATTTCGGCCTGGTCCCATGAAACAAATTACGCATTTTATTAATCGTAAACATGGAAAAGAACGTTATGACTATATTCATCCCATGCTTGAACCTATTTTAGCTAAAACGTATGGGATTATTGTCTATCAAGAACAAGTGATGCAAGTCTGTCAAACGATGGCAGGTTTTACATTGGGTGAAGCTGATATTTTACGACGTGCAATGGGGAAAAAGCAAGAAGATGTCATGTCTGAGAAACGACAAGCATTTATTGAAGGGAGTTTAAAACGGGGTGTCAGTCAGTCGGTGGCTGAAAAAACCTACGCTTATATTTATGAGTTTGCTAGTTATGGTTTTAATCGTTCGCATGCGGTGGTTTATTCCTATTTAGCCTACCAATTGGCTTATTTGAAAGCACATTATCCGGTCGAATTCTATTTAGCCATCCTAAATACGGGGAAAGCCGATTTAAATTATTTACATGAAGCGCGGCAAGTAACTGGTAAAATACATGGTATTGATATTAATCAAAGTCAAGTTGGTTTTTCAATGGTTAATCAACAGTTACAATTAGGTTTTGAATCCATTAAACACATTCCTCGAGATTGGATTAATGCGATCTTAGAAGAACGTAATTATGGGGGACCTTTTAAGGATTTTATTCAATTTTTACGTCGCATTCCGAATAAATATCTGCAAATAAAATATATAGAACCCTTAATTTTAACGGGAGCGTTTGATAATTTAGGGTATAACCGTAAAACATTAAAAGAAAATCTGGATAGTCTTATTAAAAATGTCCAATTTAGTGGTGGAAATATCAGTTTGTTCAATGAACTGGAACCTAAAATTATTTGGCAAGAAGAATACAGTTTTTTAGAGTTAATTAATATTGAAAAAGAATGGCTAGGTTTTAGTACCTTAGGTCATCCAATTGATAATTATGCAGATTGGTTTAAACAAAGTGATTTTACACCGATTGAGCAAATATCCTTGTTTAAAAAGCGTGACCACATTAAAACGATTGGTTTAATTGAATCTATCCGACTAATTCAGACCAAAAACAATGAACCCATGGCTTTTGTTGTGATTGGAAACGAAGTTCAATCCATTACGATGGTTGTTTTTCCAAATGTGTGGCAAAAATCCAATTATTTATTAAAAGTAAATAATCTTATACAAGTAACGGCTAGCGTAGATGTTGATAAAAAAGATGAACTAGTCATTATTGCTAACCAGATCCAAAGTATGGAAAATCAAAATGAACATATTGAAAAAAAAGCTTATCAAGCCTGTTATATCCGTTTAAATCGCATGGGAGATCAAACTCAACAAATTGAATGGATTAAACGAATAGCCAGTCAGAACCCTGGCCCTTGCCGGATTATCGTAAGTATTGCGAGTGATAATCATTGGGAATTAGCGTCGCAATTCAAAATTTCCTACAGCTTTAAAGTACAAGAACAATTGAAACAACATTTCGGTTATAAAAATGTTGTTTTTAAGTAA
- a CDS encoding YjzD family protein produces the protein MKYIVTMFWGFILGHVVYYLGSSLTSTTYDFNLASILGLVMSIATFVLGHILLNVEDGNKASSDHS, from the coding sequence ATGAAGTATATTGTCACCATGTTTTGGGGGTTCATTTTAGGTCATGTTGTTTACTATTTAGGTAGTTCTTTAACAAGTACAACTTATGATTTTAACTTGGCATCCATTTTAGGTTTAGTAATGTCTATAGCCACATTTGTTTTGGGGCACATCCTATTAAATGTTGAGGATGGAAACAAAGCTTCATCTGATCACTCATAG
- the queA gene encoding tRNA preQ1(34) S-adenosylmethionine ribosyltransferase-isomerase QueA translates to MYQTKDFAYDLPEELIAQTPLQDRASSRLLVVDRQSHQLTDTHFSHVLDYLNPGDALVVNETRVLPARLMGVKAETLAHIEVLLLKNTQGNQWETLIKPAKRTKVGTVIYFGDNQQLMAKVIEILPHGGRIIEFFYEGVFLEILEQLGQMPLPPYIKERLNDPDRYQTVYAKTNGSAAAPTAGLHFTPDLLEKVKEKGIHIVPLVLHVGLGTFRPVSAERIEDHHMHAEFYQLSETSADTLRQVQAAGGKITAVGTTSVRTLETIASENKGKIVASSGWTSIFITPGFKYQVVDHLITNFHLPESTLMMLVSAFYDRDHIMAAYEHAVQEKYRFFSFGDAMLIV, encoded by the coding sequence ATGTATCAAACAAAAGATTTTGCTTATGATTTACCTGAAGAATTAATTGCGCAAACACCTTTACAGGATCGTGCTTCATCACGTTTGTTGGTGGTTGATCGTCAAAGTCATCAGTTAACCGATACACACTTTAGTCATGTTTTGGATTATTTAAATCCGGGTGATGCCTTAGTGGTTAATGAAACCCGGGTATTACCGGCGCGTTTAATGGGTGTTAAAGCAGAGACCCTTGCCCATATCGAAGTATTATTGTTAAAAAATACCCAAGGGAATCAGTGGGAAACGTTAATTAAACCGGCTAAACGGACCAAAGTAGGGACAGTTATTTATTTTGGGGATAACCAACAGTTAATGGCTAAAGTTATTGAGATATTACCTCATGGCGGTAGAATCATTGAGTTTTTCTATGAAGGTGTCTTTTTGGAAATTCTTGAGCAATTAGGTCAAATGCCGCTACCACCATACATCAAGGAAAGATTAAATGACCCAGATCGTTATCAAACTGTGTATGCCAAAACCAACGGTTCAGCCGCTGCGCCAACAGCAGGTTTGCATTTTACGCCTGATTTATTAGAAAAGGTTAAAGAAAAAGGTATCCACATCGTCCCTTTAGTTTTACATGTTGGATTAGGTACGTTTCGGCCTGTCTCAGCTGAACGCATTGAAGACCATCACATGCATGCCGAATTTTATCAATTAAGTGAAACATCTGCCGACACACTGAGACAAGTACAAGCAGCTGGCGGAAAAATTACAGCTGTGGGCACAACGAGTGTGCGTACGCTTGAAACTATCGCTTCTGAAAACAAAGGTAAAATTGTGGCAAGTTCAGGGTGGACATCCATTTTCATTACTCCTGGTTTTAAGTATCAAGTAGTTGACCACTTAATTACGAATTTTCATTTACCTGAGTCGACCTTGATGATGTTAGTCAGTGCTTTTTATGATCGTGATCATATCATGGCTGCTTATGAACATGCGGTTCAAGAAAAATATCGCTTCTTTAGTTTTGGCGACGCGATGCTGATTGTATAA
- the ruvB gene encoding Holliday junction branch migration DNA helicase RuvB, producing MEDEKRIVEGQLHPEDVQQFSLRPRFLKEYIGQDKIKEELSIYIQAAKMRDEALDHVLFYGPPGLGKTTLAMVVANELNVNIQTTSGPAIERSGDLLAVLNELNPGDILFIDEIHRLPRVIEEVLYSAMEDYYVDIVIGQGSGAHAVHFELPPFTLIGATTRAGMLTQPLRDRFGILAHMDYYTTNDLYHIVERSAKVFNTEIDAEGALEVALRSRGTPRIANRILKRVRDYAQVKADGRVTKELTQEALSILDIDEKGLDAIDRKLLLAMIELYDGGPVGIKTISVNIGEDTETIEDMYEPFLLQNGFLKRTPRGRVVTDLAYDHLGIDRMYRLDENL from the coding sequence TTGGAAGATGAAAAACGTATAGTTGAAGGTCAACTTCATCCAGAAGATGTCCAGCAATTTAGTTTAAGACCTCGTTTTTTAAAAGAATATATTGGTCAAGATAAAATAAAAGAAGAGCTCAGTATTTATATTCAAGCAGCTAAAATGCGTGATGAAGCGCTAGACCACGTATTGTTTTATGGTCCACCTGGACTAGGTAAGACAACCTTAGCTATGGTGGTAGCTAATGAGCTCAATGTTAATATTCAAACAACGAGTGGACCTGCCATCGAACGTTCTGGGGATTTATTGGCTGTTTTAAATGAGTTAAATCCTGGAGATATTTTATTTATTGATGAAATACATCGCTTACCACGGGTGATTGAAGAGGTATTATACTCTGCTATGGAAGATTATTATGTTGATATAGTAATTGGACAAGGTAGTGGGGCGCATGCTGTTCATTTTGAATTACCACCTTTTACCTTAATAGGGGCAACAACCCGTGCAGGTATGCTAACGCAACCCTTACGCGATCGGTTTGGGATTTTAGCCCATATGGACTACTATACAACGAATGATTTGTATCATATCGTGGAGCGGAGTGCGAAAGTTTTTAATACAGAAATTGATGCTGAAGGTGCTTTGGAAGTGGCTTTAAGAAGTCGAGGGACACCAAGGATTGCTAATCGGATTTTAAAACGGGTACGTGATTATGCGCAAGTAAAAGCTGATGGGCGTGTGACCAAAGAGTTAACGCAAGAAGCGTTAAGTATTTTGGATATTGATGAAAAAGGCTTAGATGCCATTGATCGAAAGTTATTATTGGCTATGATTGAGTTATATGATGGCGGTCCAGTAGGCATAAAAACGATATCCGTCAATATTGGCGAAGATACGGAAACCATTGAAGATATGTATGAACCCTTTTTGCTTCAAAATGGTTTTTTAAAACGAACCCCTCGCGGAAGAGTTGTCACGGACTTAGCTTATGATCATTTAGGAATTGATAGAATGTATAGATTGGATGAGAACCTTTAA
- the ruvA gene encoding Holliday junction branch migration protein RuvA, which translates to MYEYIKGQLTKIAPTYIVIEAAGIGYQIQTPNPYRLQDSLNQSLTMFVELVVREDAMILYGFINFFEKQLFLKLNRVSGIGPKSALSILAANDHDGLVTAIETGDSDYLTKFPGVGKKTAQQMVLDLKGQLDFVPEVAEDATNESTTDSSVINEVVEALLGLGYSQREVKRIEKPIKEAGLSTTQEALSLAFKLLLNK; encoded by the coding sequence ATGTACGAGTATATTAAGGGGCAATTGACAAAGATTGCTCCTACTTATATTGTTATTGAAGCAGCTGGCATAGGCTATCAAATTCAAACACCCAACCCGTATCGCTTACAAGACTCTTTGAATCAGTCATTGACCATGTTTGTCGAATTAGTGGTGCGGGAAGATGCTATGATCTTGTACGGTTTTATTAATTTTTTTGAAAAACAGTTATTTTTAAAATTAAACCGTGTATCAGGGATTGGTCCTAAAAGTGCTTTGTCGATTTTGGCAGCTAATGATCATGATGGCTTAGTGACTGCCATCGAGACAGGCGACAGTGATTATTTAACTAAATTTCCTGGTGTGGGTAAAAAGACAGCCCAACAAATGGTGTTAGATTTAAAAGGACAATTAGATTTTGTTCCTGAAGTGGCTGAAGATGCCACCAATGAATCCACAACCGATAGCTCGGTCATCAATGAAGTTGTTGAAGCTCTCTTAGGTTTAGGCTATTCGCAAAGAGAAGTAAAACGTATTGAAAAACCCATTAAAGAAGCAGGCTTAAGTACAACCCAAGAGGCACTTAGTTTAGCTTTTAAATTATTATTAAATAAATAA
- the msrB gene encoding peptide-methionine (R)-S-oxide reductase MsrB: MSQNKYTKEIDALNPMQYKVTQENATERPFTGEYDDFYEKGIYVDIVSGEPLFASTDKYDAGCGWPSFSKPINQTSVVEEVDASLAMVRTEVRSSDADSHLGHVFDDGLEELGGLRYCINSAALKFIPYDEMDEKGYSEYKALVN; this comes from the coding sequence ATGAGTCAAAATAAATACACTAAAGAAATCGATGCTTTAAATCCAATGCAATATAAGGTGACACAAGAAAATGCCACTGAAAGACCCTTTACAGGTGAATACGATGATTTTTATGAAAAAGGGATTTATGTTGATATTGTGAGTGGTGAGCCTTTGTTTGCATCAACCGATAAATATGATGCAGGTTGTGGCTGGCCATCATTTTCAAAACCCATTAATCAAACAAGTGTTGTTGAGGAAGTTGATGCAAGTTTGGCTATGGTACGGACAGAAGTCAGAAGTTCCGATGCAGACTCCCATTTAGGTCATGTTTTCGACGATGGCTTAGAAGAATTAGGTGGTTTACGTTACTGTATTAATTCAGCCGCTTTGAAATTCATCCCTTATGATGAAATGGATGAAAAGGGGTATAGTGAATATAAAGCTTTGGTAAATTAA
- the mutL gene encoding DNA mismatch repair endonuclease MutL, with translation MGKIKQMDETLANQIAAGEIVERPASVVKELVENAIDAGSTDIVILLKEAGIQQIIVSDNGEGMDESDLEMAFLPHATSKIFRLSDLQRIHSLGFRGEALASIGSVAKVRIESTLKESADKGHFIEVEGSSLSNKGITKAKSGTTVIVDSLFYNTPARLKHLSSTKTELKHILNFIQDTSMAHPEIRFQLTNNDQRIFLAYGNGDLRQTIANVYQPQLAREMIAIQNEDNDFNLEGFISPPSITRTSRQYIHWLVNHRPIKSNLLTQVLIKAYGKQLMIGRYPIAVIHIHLDPRLVDVNVHPNKQTVRFSKEEELAQLITETIQKQLMQLNPVPKAAFNELNPQQVPTSTVETMPLDFNQSSHGWGNPQINENKTTDPKADFRVSNDENPNYQTAKPVKSQNTFSDTVSATEDNFNESQLVNPSQARVDFNQLRYVGQIHGTYLIAEYEDGFYLIDQHAAQEKIRYEQMMADEYGTDDQQQLLFPIVFNFRQSEMAEIEDVLPRLANIGIELQAFGPSSYQLESYPNWLDADQVEKIVGDMTELLIEQPTLTIAQVKEKSIIMQSCRGAIKANHYLDKAQAISLIHQMAQLKDPYFCPHGRPVLVAITSKTLEKLFKRIQDPHETPTFF, from the coding sequence ATGGGTAAAATCAAACAAATGGATGAGACGTTAGCTAATCAAATTGCAGCAGGTGAAATTGTCGAAAGACCCGCCTCAGTCGTTAAAGAATTGGTTGAAAATGCGATTGATGCAGGCAGTACTGACATTGTAATTTTATTAAAAGAAGCTGGTATTCAGCAGATTATCGTTTCTGATAACGGTGAAGGGATGGATGAAAGCGACTTAGAAATGGCTTTTCTGCCTCATGCGACGAGCAAGATTTTTCGACTGTCAGATTTACAACGAATTCATTCTTTAGGGTTTCGTGGGGAAGCACTAGCTAGCATTGGATCGGTTGCTAAAGTAAGGATTGAATCAACGTTAAAAGAGTCAGCTGATAAAGGACACTTTATTGAAGTTGAAGGCTCATCCTTAAGCAATAAAGGTATTACAAAAGCTAAAAGCGGGACTACGGTTATTGTTGATAGTCTGTTTTATAATACACCTGCGCGTCTAAAACATTTAAGTTCAACTAAAACAGAATTAAAGCATATTTTGAATTTTATTCAAGATACATCAATGGCGCATCCAGAAATTCGTTTTCAACTAACTAATAATGATCAACGTATTTTTTTAGCTTATGGAAATGGCGATTTGCGTCAAACCATTGCGAATGTCTACCAACCTCAACTAGCGCGTGAAATGATAGCCATCCAAAATGAAGATAATGATTTTAACTTGGAAGGCTTTATTTCGCCCCCATCGATAACCAGAACAAGTCGGCAATATATCCATTGGTTAGTTAATCATCGTCCGATTAAAAGTAACCTATTGACACAAGTCCTCATTAAAGCTTATGGCAAACAATTGATGATTGGGCGCTATCCCATTGCCGTTATCCATATCCACTTAGATCCACGCCTGGTCGATGTAAATGTTCATCCGAACAAGCAAACGGTCCGTTTTAGTAAAGAAGAAGAATTAGCTCAATTAATCACCGAAACCATCCAGAAACAATTAATGCAACTGAATCCCGTTCCCAAGGCTGCTTTTAATGAACTAAATCCCCAGCAAGTACCAACTTCAACGGTTGAAACCATGCCTTTGGATTTTAATCAGTCAAGCCATGGATGGGGAAATCCTCAAATTAACGAAAATAAAACGACAGACCCTAAGGCTGATTTTAGAGTTTCAAATGATGAAAACCCAAATTATCAAACCGCAAAGCCAGTCAAGAGCCAAAACACCTTTTCTGACACGGTCTCAGCAACTGAAGATAATTTTAACGAGTCACAGCTTGTCAATCCTAGTCAAGCACGTGTGGATTTTAACCAATTACGGTATGTGGGTCAAATACATGGGACCTATCTAATCGCCGAATATGAAGACGGTTTTTATTTAATTGATCAACATGCAGCCCAGGAAAAAATAAGATATGAACAAATGATGGCAGATGAATACGGAACAGATGATCAGCAACAATTATTGTTTCCGATTGTTTTTAATTTTAGGCAGAGTGAAATGGCTGAAATCGAAGATGTCTTGCCCCGCTTAGCCAATATTGGGATCGAATTGCAAGCTTTTGGTCCTAGCAGTTATCAACTCGAATCTTATCCTAATTGGTTAGATGCCGATCAAGTTGAGAAAATTGTGGGCGATATGACAGAATTACTGATTGAACAACCGACTTTAACCATTGCACAAGTGAAGGAAAAGTCTATTATTATGCAAAGTTGTCGAGGAGCGATTAAAGCCAACCATTATTTGGATAAAGCACAAGCTATATCTTTGATTCATCAAATGGCTCAGTTAAAAGATCCTTATTTTTGTCCCCACGGACGCCCAGTTTTAGTAGCCATCACTAGCAAAACACTCGAAAAACTCTTTAAACGTATTCAAGACCCTCACGAAACCCCCACTTTTTTCTAA